From Streptomyces sp. HUAS MG91, the proteins below share one genomic window:
- a CDS encoding PucR family transcriptional regulator, protein MPALTLREILALDGVAAASPELLAGQDALDRPVRWVHASEVYEGAGFLDGGELLLTNGFAFLGADAGALRRYVRELAARGVAGLAVEVGRSLERMPADVVAAARELGFPLIALRRVVPFVRIAEAANRAIVTHGLTARALPVARTVDHGAALLADLADGQALNGPEVAARSALAGFRPGPGARLVGVCAHGPRAAALAAVDRVAGRRGLRAAFPGDVLALLVPPPGRDAVRVVRDAFRTAAGPGLTIAVGHAVGADDGWPRWSDTLRAARTTLELALTVPAAEPAYGDGPLVTSARALVLERELTRGGVEANRERLTRLVDQVLGPLLAWEALHGSDLVRTLEVHLRHGCSPTRTAALLHIGRQSLYQRLERIESLLGIEVGDPELLGELLAAACAVRVVGARAAQGSSERQILSGRTRAA, encoded by the coding sequence GTGCCCGCTCTCACGCTCCGCGAGATCCTGGCCCTCGACGGCGTCGCCGCCGCCTCCCCCGAACTCCTCGCCGGACAGGACGCGCTGGACCGGCCGGTGCGCTGGGTGCACGCCAGCGAGGTCTACGAGGGCGCGGGCTTCCTGGACGGCGGCGAACTGCTGCTCACCAACGGCTTCGCGTTCCTCGGCGCCGACGCGGGAGCACTGCGCCGGTACGTGCGCGAGCTGGCCGCCCGCGGCGTCGCCGGGCTCGCCGTGGAGGTCGGGCGGTCCCTGGAGCGGATGCCCGCCGACGTCGTGGCCGCCGCCCGCGAGCTGGGGTTCCCGCTGATCGCGCTGCGCCGCGTCGTGCCGTTCGTGCGCATCGCGGAGGCCGCCAACCGGGCCATCGTCACCCACGGCCTCACCGCCCGCGCGCTGCCCGTGGCACGCACCGTCGACCACGGCGCCGCGCTGCTCGCCGACCTCGCCGACGGGCAGGCCCTCAACGGGCCCGAGGTCGCGGCCCGTTCTGCGCTCGCCGGGTTCCGGCCCGGCCCCGGCGCGCGGCTCGTCGGCGTCTGCGCGCACGGCCCGCGGGCCGCCGCCCTCGCCGCCGTCGACCGGGTCGCGGGCCGCCGCGGGCTGCGCGCCGCGTTCCCCGGCGACGTGCTCGCGCTGCTCGTGCCGCCGCCGGGGCGGGACGCGGTCCGTGTCGTGCGGGACGCCTTCCGCACGGCGGCCGGCCCGGGGCTCACCATCGCCGTCGGGCACGCCGTGGGCGCGGACGACGGCTGGCCGCGCTGGAGCGACACCCTCCGTGCGGCCCGTACGACGCTGGAGCTGGCGCTGACCGTGCCCGCGGCCGAACCGGCTTATGGCGACGGCCCGTTGGTGACCTCGGCGCGGGCCCTCGTCCTGGAGCGGGAGCTGACCCGGGGCGGCGTCGAGGCCAACCGGGAACGCCTCACCCGGCTCGTCGACCAGGTCCTCGGGCCGCTCCTCGCCTGGGAGGCCCTGCACGGCAGCGACCTCGTCCGCACCCTGGAGGTGCATCTGAGGCACGGGTGCAGCCCGACGCGGACGGCCGCCCTGCTGCACATCGGGCGGCAGTCCCTGTACCAGCGCCTGGAGCGGATCGAGTCGCTGCTCGGCATCGAGGTCGGCGACCCGGAACTGCTCGGCGAACTGCTGGCCGCCGCGTGCGCGGTCCGGGTCGTGGGGGCGCGGGCGGCTCAGGGCTCCAGCGAGCGCCAGATCCTGTCGGGCAGGACCCGGGCCGCCTGA
- a CDS encoding TetR/AcrR family transcriptional regulator, with translation MSPKQRRGAETVERLLDTALAVYAEAGESGVTVQALTTSSGVSPGSLYHHFGSVDGLMSALLLRWLGKLLDDVSTALARSRTARTGIRAAVRAYLAFVGEHPDAARLLHSSYADRLTMVQARQLRDSQEARLSPVAAWLERHVASGELAALPAPLIESMTLGPVVGVARRWLSVGDVDLDQAARVLPDRIWRSLEP, from the coding sequence ATGAGTCCCAAGCAACGACGTGGCGCGGAGACGGTCGAGCGCCTTCTCGACACGGCCCTCGCCGTGTATGCCGAGGCGGGCGAGAGCGGTGTGACCGTCCAGGCCCTCACGACGTCGAGCGGCGTGAGCCCGGGCAGCCTGTACCACCACTTCGGCAGCGTCGACGGGCTGATGAGCGCGCTGCTGCTGCGCTGGCTCGGCAAGCTGCTCGACGACGTGAGCACGGCCCTGGCCCGCTCCCGCACGGCGCGCACCGGCATCCGCGCGGCCGTCCGGGCCTATCTCGCCTTCGTGGGCGAACACCCGGACGCCGCGCGGCTGTTGCACTCCTCCTACGCGGACCGGCTGACCATGGTGCAGGCCCGGCAGCTGCGGGACAGCCAGGAGGCGCGGCTCTCGCCGGTGGCGGCCTGGCTGGAGCGGCACGTGGCCTCGGGTGAACTCGCCGCCCTTCCCGCCCCGTTGATCGAGAGCATGACGCTCGGGCCGGTCGTCGGCGTCGCGCGGCGCTGGCTGTCGGTCGGCGACGTCGACCTCGATCAGGCGGCCCGGGTCCTGCCCGACAGGATCTGGCGCTCGCTGGAGCCCTGA